TCTAAGATTGTGATACTTTTCACATTCATATCCATAAAAGAAGCAGCTGTTTCTGTCATGCCTGTTGAAGCGATGTTATTTTCATAAATTTTAATGCCTGATGTACCTTGAGTACCCATATATTTAATCGTTTTGTTCACTAAGTTTTTAGCGACTAATGTTCCCATCCGGACGGCATTAGTAGCTAATGGAATATAAGCATGCTTCCCGGTTGGATTATAGAGAATCGCGCAGCTGTCGCCTGCTGCAAAAATATCTTCATTGCTTGTTTGCATATACTCATTTACGATTATAGCGCCATTATCAAGCATATCAACTTGCCCTTGAAGCAAACCTGTATTCGGCTTAAATCCTATGCAAAGAACAACTAGATCTGTCTCGTACGCGCCTTTGGTTGTCACTACTTTTGAAACATTGCCGTTTTCGCCTTCGAATTTGCTGACTGTTTCACCCAGAGCAAGAGTAATGCCGCGATTTTCAAATTCATCTTCAATGACTTCTGTATATTCCGGATCTAGATATTTACTTAAAATGCGGTCTGAACTGTCTATTAAAGTAACATCTTTTCCGTATGATTCAAACGCTTCTACAAGCTCAATCCCAATATAGCCTGCCCCGACTACTGTAATTTTCTGGGCCTCCTTCGCTTTTTCGATAATATTATTAGCGTGGTTAAAGTTTTTAGAAAGCACGATATTATTTAATTGAATTCCCTCAAGCGGAGGCACGATCGGCCATGAACCTGTTGTCATCACTAATTTATCATACGTATCTTCGAACGTTTCCCCTGTTTCAAGGTTTTCAGCTGTGAGTGTTTTCGCTTCTGAATCAATAGAAGTTACGGCATGCTTCATTTTCATCGCAACTCCCATGTTCTCAAGTTCTTGAGGTGAAGAGTAAAATAAGCCCTGTGCGTCCTGAACAACTCCTCCTACATATAATGCGATGCCGCAAGATAAGAAAGAGACATTATCATTTTTTTCATAAACGGTAATTGCTGCTTCCGGATAAAGCTTCGTCATATTTGAAACTGCTGCTGTTCCAGCATGTGTACATCCAATCACTGCGATTTTCATAAGTGCAGTTCCTCCCTTTAAAATAGTTTGTGAATGTTTTCACATTATATTGTGAAGTAATTCACATACATTGCTTAATTCATATTATATTCCCTTATTTTTAAAAACGCAAGAAATATTGTGAAGTTTTTCACATAAAGTTTTTTTCCCTATTTATACCTATCCATCGTCCTATAGTCATGGTAAAATTTTTACAATACTCTGAAAAGTGAACGC
The window above is part of the Metabacillus dongyingensis genome. Proteins encoded here:
- a CDS encoding FAD-dependent oxidoreductase encodes the protein MKIAVIGCTHAGTAAVSNMTKLYPEAAITVYEKNDNVSFLSCGIALYVGGVVQDAQGLFYSSPQELENMGVAMKMKHAVTSIDSEAKTLTAENLETGETFEDTYDKLVMTTGSWPIVPPLEGIQLNNIVLSKNFNHANNIIEKAKEAQKITVVGAGYIGIELVEAFESYGKDVTLIDSSDRILSKYLDPEYTEVIEDEFENRGITLALGETVSKFEGENGNVSKVVTTKGAYETDLVVLCIGFKPNTGLLQGQVDMLDNGAIIVNEYMQTSNEDIFAAGDSCAILYNPTGKHAYIPLATNAVRMGTLVAKNLVNKTIKYMGTQGTSGIKIYENNIASTGMTETAASFMDMNVKSITILENDRPEFMPSYEPVTLKVVYEEETRRIVGAQVMSKADLTQSINTLSVCIQNRMTIDELGFVDFFFQPHYNKPWNFLNQAGLQAIQ